A genome region from Methanobacterium aggregans includes the following:
- a CDS encoding outer membrane protein assembly factor BamB family protein translates to MIKKRHGIMFLCVLIATMSCGFAFQQAWTSDTGQPSKITGDGQNILVTTSSAIKEIDPTGAQVWSQDIAVSGNGSAVKAGKYVFIGTANDARALNKADGSTKWTKTDVLGAAQPVKYVFVKGTCVIFSNSEKAIVLDRETGNNLTAVQDAPTASEPSVFGGYYLAGTANGVTAYKGFMLPDLRVKSITKASDKTTAKIENIGLSDASKVLVKFVVRKTDGTYRTIHLNAGTIAAGQSKDVVINGAFSRGYTIVDPYYAITELNEGNNQRYFS, encoded by the coding sequence TTGATCAAAAAAAGACATGGGATAATGTTTCTCTGCGTACTCATAGCCACAATGAGCTGCGGATTCGCATTCCAGCAGGCATGGACCTCAGACACCGGACAGCCATCTAAGATCACAGGGGACGGACAGAACATACTCGTCACAACCTCCTCAGCCATCAAGGAGATCGACCCCACAGGTGCACAGGTCTGGAGCCAGGACATAGCAGTCTCAGGAAACGGATCCGCAGTTAAAGCAGGAAAATACGTCTTCATAGGAACAGCTAACGATGCAAGGGCACTGAACAAGGCAGACGGTTCAACCAAGTGGACCAAGACCGACGTCCTCGGTGCAGCACAGCCTGTTAAATACGTTTTCGTGAAGGGCACATGTGTGATCTTCTCAAACAGCGAGAAAGCAATAGTCCTTGATCGCGAAACCGGAAACAACCTCACAGCAGTTCAGGACGCCCCCACAGCATCTGAACCCTCAGTCTTCGGAGGTTACTACCTTGCAGGAACAGCAAACGGAGTCACAGCCTACAAAGGATTCATGCTCCCAGACCTACGCGTTAAGAGCATAACCAAAGCCAGCGACAAGACCACCGCCAAGATCGAAAATATCGGGCTCTCCGACGCTTCCAAAGTACTTGTTAAATTCGTTGTCAGGAAAACAGACGGTACATATCGTACGATACATCTCAACGCAGGAACCATTGCAGCAGGACAGAGCAAAGACGTTGTCATAAACGGTGCATTCAGCAGAGGGTACACAATAGTTGATCCCTACTACGCCATAACAGAACTGAACGAAGGCAACAACCAGAGATACTTCAGTTAA
- a CDS encoding abortive infection family protein, translating to MLEPIENLFTRRNEGKDSHSITEPIRFKLLKLIIKYRIEIGNKRSALVMSGFTPYYNELEEFVDSLEFELGIPISNPYDPVEKRITDFLFNCKDNEFLTSLEILMAIKFKAVRRFQYESYNLKTQLDKFIEIINKIFRIDEVPYEILEFSNEDLPYMIMPLDSHYLHEESIKKPLSLLSDLNFEGALDEFEHALDEYRKDHYKNSIRDAQKSYESTLKSILTKKGINYDEKDKIPSLVKKVQNNAGLLDKTTQAAFESLWSIFIHGTSKIRNQEGVGHGQGLNIKNINKSYARFVLNLVGSYIVFLIERYDETED from the coding sequence ATGTTAGAACCAATAGAAAATTTATTTACAAGAAGAAATGAAGGTAAGGATTCCCATTCGATTACAGAACCTATTAGGTTTAAATTACTCAAATTAATTATAAAGTATCGAATTGAGATAGGAAATAAAAGGTCTGCTTTAGTTATGTCTGGATTCACTCCTTATTATAATGAATTAGAAGAATTTGTAGATTCTTTAGAGTTTGAACTTGGTATTCCAATTAGTAATCCATATGATCCTGTTGAAAAGAGAATAACTGATTTTTTGTTTAATTGTAAAGATAATGAGTTTTTAACCAGCTTAGAAATTTTAATGGCTATTAAATTCAAGGCTGTTCGAAGATTTCAATATGAATCTTATAACCTAAAAACTCAATTAGATAAGTTTATTGAAATAATAAATAAAATTTTTAGAATTGATGAAGTGCCCTATGAGATTTTGGAATTTTCAAACGAAGATTTACCTTATATGATCATGCCTCTAGATTCCCATTATCTCCATGAAGAATCTATTAAGAAACCTTTGTCTTTACTATCTGATCTAAATTTTGAAGGTGCTTTGGATGAATTTGAGCATGCATTAGATGAATATAGAAAGGATCATTATAAAAATTCAATACGTGACGCTCAAAAGTCTTATGAAAGTACTTTAAAATCAATATTAACTAAAAAAGGTATAAATTATGATGAAAAAGATAAAATACCTTCTTTAGTAAAAAAAGTTCAAAATAATGCAGGCCTTTTAGATAAAACTACTCAAGCTGCTTTTGAATCTCTTTGGTCGATATTTATTCATGGCACTTCAAAAATAAGAAATCAAGAAGGAGTTGGTCATGGACAAGGTTTGAACATCAAAAATATTAATAAAAGTTATGCACGTTTTGTTTTGAACCTTGTGGGTAGTTATATTGTGTTTTTAATTGAAAGATATGATGAAACTGAGGATTGA
- a CDS encoding CARDB domain-containing protein, with translation MVRSEIITCAFFGLLIISLFISSSVEAAGYPDLSVIGVSPWDANMPNKLVSGYRVAVANYGSAPSPNSTMEFYVRTYDGKTLNKNFTVPSIPAGSARSLKFSMCNGTDGSFKNGYVVVNKKKSFREITYKNNARNFGLKETIPLSSNLTVEEFRKDNTPVSSTLGFSDLVAYNSPLSSQINVTKIEVSVYNPPSYWYNMAYARFHIPGYLHENTTLLISGNYYSPSSWDADTITFDFPDIYRTDNARVIISGNSLETKSAFREPFEFVNTGGVNVVADGNQWHRTAYESYTSPYTWVKISTKTAPLGSSYTASPSANKITVRANNGGRYVAGWFLIPRGNFTNITALYGSNSLQAVNATGGYYGVFHPCSRQDSIGFQMEGSNLGFSNFRSFGFSPWTWREQY, from the coding sequence TTGGTAAGGTCTGAAATCATCACCTGTGCTTTTTTTGGACTGCTCATAATCTCCCTCTTCATTTCATCTTCTGTTGAGGCTGCAGGATATCCAGATTTATCTGTTATCGGGGTTTCTCCGTGGGACGCCAACATGCCCAACAAGCTAGTTTCAGGTTACAGGGTGGCGGTTGCCAATTACGGCTCTGCTCCTTCCCCAAACTCGACCATGGAGTTTTATGTCAGGACCTACGACGGGAAAACATTGAACAAGAACTTCACAGTCCCAAGCATACCTGCGGGTTCTGCCAGATCCCTTAAATTTTCGATGTGCAACGGTACGGATGGCTCCTTTAAGAACGGTTACGTCGTTGTCAACAAAAAAAAGAGCTTCAGGGAGATTACGTACAAGAACAATGCCAGGAACTTCGGTTTGAAGGAAACAATCCCCTTGTCTTCTAATTTGACTGTTGAGGAGTTTAGGAAGGATAATACTCCTGTGAGCAGTACTTTAGGGTTCAGTGATTTGGTGGCTTACAACTCTCCTTTGTCCTCACAGATAAATGTGACTAAAATAGAAGTCAGTGTTTACAATCCTCCGAGCTACTGGTATAACATGGCTTATGCAAGGTTCCATATTCCCGGATATTTACATGAAAACACCACCCTACTTATTTCTGGAAATTACTACTCCCCAAGCTCCTGGGATGCTGATACTATAACCTTTGACTTTCCAGACATCTACAGAACTGATAATGCCAGGGTAATAATAAGCGGAAATTCTTTAGAGACTAAATCAGCTTTCAGAGAACCTTTTGAATTTGTTAATACAGGGGGAGTTAACGTTGTTGCAGATGGTAATCAATGGCATCGGACTGCTTATGAATCCTACACATCACCCTACACATGGGTTAAAATCAGCACCAAAACAGCACCACTCGGATCTTCCTACACAGCCTCCCCCAGTGCCAATAAAATAACTGTCAGAGCAAACAACGGCGGCCGCTACGTTGCAGGATGGTTCCTGATACCACGCGGAAACTTCACCAACATCACAGCCCTCTACGGATCCAACTCTCTTCAAGCCGTAAATGCAACTGGTGGTTACTACGGGGTTTTTCATCCATGTTCCCGACAAGATTCAATCGGTTTTCAGATGGAAGGGTCGAACCTGGGGTTTTCCAACTTCAGGAGTTTTGGTTTCAGTCCGTGGACTTGGAGGGAACAATATTAA
- the hjc gene encoding Holliday junction resolvase Hjc has protein sequence MIDKNKGIAYEQELVRLFKDAQFTACRLPGSSARSPDIVAGDRNSVFVIEVKTTRDSRVKIRKSQIHTLLKFAHDLNAEARVALRFIDRDISWRIAKVNALEIHEKSFSIDYNAACLKGLEFSELVSNELQKRFSCKQGNLTV, from the coding sequence ATGATAGATAAAAACAAGGGAATTGCATATGAACAGGAGCTTGTGAGGCTCTTCAAGGATGCTCAATTCACTGCATGCCGTTTGCCTGGGTCATCTGCCCGGTCCCCTGACATCGTTGCAGGTGATCGAAACTCCGTATTTGTTATTGAAGTGAAGACAACGAGAGATTCCAGGGTCAAGATCCGGAAAAGTCAGATACACACCCTCCTGAAGTTCGCACATGATCTCAATGCAGAAGCCCGTGTTGCCCTGCGTTTTATTGACAGGGACATATCATGGCGTATTGCGAAGGTTAACGCCCTTGAGATCCATGAAAAGAGTTTTTCGATCGACTACAACGCTGCATGCCTCAAGGGTCTTGAGTTTTCTGAACTTGTTTCAAACGAACTTCAGAAGCGATTTTCATGCAAACAAGGAAACCTGACTGTCTAG
- a CDS encoding type I restriction endonuclease subunit R, producing the protein MSSHLNEDAVEQATLETLQKLGYQILHGPDIAPDSIHPERGSYKEVILKARLRNALRRINPDIPELALEEAIKKVSRSESPTLIAENQRFHRFLTDGVDVEYRGSDRIRSGKVWLFDFKNPENNEFLAVNQFTVVEDGHNRRPDILIFINGIPLVIFELKNPVDEDATVKTAFNQIETYKEEIPSLFHYNEIVVLSDGIDARAGTITSNFERFMPWKTMDGEKEAVKTLPQIEVLLRGMLKREVLMDLVRHFIVFETSKESTKKKLAAYHQYHAVNKAVDETLKATSPNGDKRCGVVWHTQGSGKSLIMAFYAGKLVLEMDNPTIMVLTDRNDLDDQLFGTFAECHELLRQEPVQADTRDNLQELLQVSSGGVVFTTIQKFLPEKGTDYPKLSERRNIVVIADEAHRSQYDFIDGFARHMHDALPNASFIGFTGTPLEKTDRNTVAVFGNYIDIYDIQQAVEDGVTVRIYYESRLVKLEIEENQRSHIDMDFEEVTEGEEIDRKEQLKTRWARLEAVVGSEKRIKKVAADIVSHFEARINNMEGKGMIVCMSRRICVELYNEIIKLKPEWHSEDDNDGFLKVVMTGRASDPVRWQQHIRNKQRRKELGDTFRDPNSQFKLAIVRDMWLTGFDVPSLHTMYMDKPMKSHGLMQAIARVNRVYKDKQGGLIVDYLGIAAELKEALAQYTESGGKGKPTFQQKDAVKIMLEKYEIVSNMFYGFDYAPYFSAKTNQKMQIILEAMDFILGLEDGKKRCLKHVNELSKAFSLAVPHKDAIRIRDDLGFFQAVRAYLMKTSEGSSKSDEELDTAIRQIVSKAVVTGDVVDIFISAGLKKPDISILSDEFLRDVKAMKQRNLAVELLKKLINDQIQVRSRKNVIEARSFTELLENTITRYHNKTRDALQIIDELIGLAKDIKEAGERGEKLGLTETELAFYDALGVNDSAVQVLGDETLREIAMELVKTVRNNITIDWTLRENVQAKMRVSVKKVLRKYGYPPDKQKKAVKTVIEQANIICKELT; encoded by the coding sequence ATGTCTTCACATTTGAACGAAGACGCAGTTGAACAGGCAACACTTGAAACCCTCCAAAAACTCGGCTACCAGATCCTCCACGGTCCAGACATAGCTCCCGATAGCATCCATCCAGAAAGGGGAAGTTACAAGGAAGTAATCCTTAAAGCGAGACTCAGGAATGCACTAAGGAGGATAAACCCTGACATCCCTGAGCTTGCACTTGAAGAAGCCATTAAAAAGGTTTCAAGATCTGAAAGTCCCACCTTAATCGCTGAAAACCAGAGGTTTCACAGGTTCCTCACAGATGGTGTGGATGTTGAATATAGGGGATCTGACAGAATTCGCAGTGGTAAAGTCTGGCTTTTTGACTTCAAGAATCCAGAAAACAATGAATTTCTCGCTGTAAACCAGTTCACAGTTGTTGAAGACGGTCACAACCGCAGGCCAGACATTCTCATTTTTATAAACGGGATACCTCTTGTTATTTTTGAGCTTAAAAATCCTGTGGATGAGGATGCAACAGTAAAAACAGCCTTCAACCAAATTGAAACCTACAAGGAAGAGATACCCTCTCTTTTCCACTACAATGAGATCGTGGTTTTAAGTGATGGTATAGATGCACGTGCTGGAACCATCACCTCCAACTTCGAAAGGTTCATGCCTTGGAAGACAATGGACGGTGAGAAGGAAGCAGTTAAAACCCTGCCACAAATAGAAGTTCTTCTTAGGGGTATGCTGAAGAGGGAAGTGCTAATGGACCTCGTGAGACATTTCATAGTCTTTGAAACCAGTAAGGAATCAACCAAGAAGAAGCTTGCAGCATATCATCAGTACCATGCTGTGAACAAAGCTGTTGATGAGACACTGAAAGCAACATCCCCAAATGGTGACAAGAGGTGTGGTGTTGTCTGGCACACCCAGGGATCAGGAAAAAGCCTTATCATGGCGTTCTATGCAGGAAAACTCGTACTTGAAATGGACAACCCCACAATCATGGTCTTAACAGATAGAAACGACCTTGACGACCAGCTCTTTGGAACATTTGCAGAGTGCCATGAGCTTTTAAGGCAGGAACCGGTTCAGGCAGATACTAGGGATAACCTCCAAGAGCTTCTGCAAGTTTCATCAGGTGGAGTGGTCTTCACAACCATCCAGAAGTTTCTACCCGAGAAGGGCACAGACTACCCCAAACTCTCAGAGCGCAGAAACATAGTTGTAATAGCAGATGAAGCACACCGCAGCCAATATGACTTTATAGATGGATTTGCAAGGCACATGCACGATGCACTGCCAAACGCATCATTCATAGGATTCACAGGAACACCACTTGAAAAAACTGACCGAAACACTGTGGCGGTCTTTGGAAATTACATAGATATCTACGACATCCAGCAGGCAGTGGAAGACGGTGTAACTGTCAGAATATACTACGAAAGCAGACTAGTAAAACTGGAAATCGAAGAAAACCAAAGATCACACATCGACATGGACTTTGAAGAAGTCACAGAGGGGGAGGAAATAGACAGAAAAGAACAACTCAAAACCCGGTGGGCAAGACTCGAAGCAGTTGTTGGAAGCGAGAAGAGGATAAAAAAAGTAGCAGCAGACATAGTAAGTCATTTCGAAGCAAGAATCAATAACATGGAAGGCAAGGGAATGATAGTCTGCATGAGCCGAAGGATATGCGTTGAACTCTACAACGAAATCATCAAACTCAAACCAGAATGGCACAGTGAAGATGACAACGATGGATTTTTGAAGGTTGTTATGACTGGAAGAGCCTCTGATCCAGTGCGCTGGCAACAGCACATCCGCAACAAGCAGAGAAGAAAGGAACTTGGAGACACCTTCAGGGATCCAAACTCCCAGTTCAAGCTGGCAATTGTGAGGGATATGTGGCTTACAGGCTTTGATGTTCCCAGCCTCCACACCATGTACATGGACAAGCCAATGAAAAGCCACGGCCTGATGCAGGCAATAGCAAGGGTAAACAGGGTTTATAAGGACAAACAGGGAGGATTGATTGTTGATTACCTTGGAATAGCGGCAGAACTTAAGGAAGCACTGGCACAGTACACGGAAAGTGGTGGAAAAGGAAAACCAACCTTCCAGCAGAAGGATGCAGTAAAGATCATGCTTGAGAAGTATGAGATCGTTTCAAATATGTTCTATGGCTTTGATTACGCCCCTTACTTCAGTGCCAAGACCAATCAAAAGATGCAGATCATCCTCGAGGCAATGGATTTCATCCTTGGACTGGAGGATGGGAAGAAACGCTGCTTGAAACATGTTAACGAGCTTTCAAAGGCATTTTCACTGGCAGTCCCTCATAAAGATGCAATTAGGATACGTGATGATTTGGGATTCTTCCAGGCAGTACGGGCTTACCTCATGAAAACCTCAGAGGGAAGTTCAAAGTCTGATGAAGAGCTGGACACTGCGATAAGGCAAATAGTTTCAAAGGCTGTGGTAACAGGGGATGTTGTGGATATATTCATTTCAGCAGGACTCAAAAAACCGGACATATCCATCCTCTCAGATGAGTTCCTACGTGATGTTAAGGCTATGAAGCAGAGGAACCTTGCAGTGGAGCTTCTGAAAAAACTTATAAACGACCAGATACAGGTCAGGTCACGTAAAAATGTTATAGAGGCCAGATCATTCACGGAACTTCTTGAAAACACCATAACACGGTACCACAACAAGACACGGGATGCATTACAAATAATAGACGAACTCATCGGCCTTGCAAAGGACATAAAAGAGGCAGGTGAACGTGGTGAGAAGTTGGGCCTTACAGAGACTGAACTGGCATTCTATGATGCATTGGGTGTTAACGACAGTGCAGTGCAGGTTCTGGGTGATGAAACACTCAGGGAAATTGCAATGGAACTTGTGAAAACCGTGAGAAACAACATAACCATAGATTGGACCCTGAGGGAAAATGTTCAAGCTAAAATGAGAGTATCAGTAAAGAAGGTTCTTAGAAAATATGGTTACCCTCCAGATAAACAGAAAAAAGCCGTTAAAACTGTCATTGAACAAGCCAACATAATATGCAAAGAATTAACATAA
- a CDS encoding transglutaminase domain-containing protein: MKRVLSLLILCCYFGIIGFSGTSHAAQVSEVEIPDDQSVDLDGSNFDKMKVGEVLIDDTDNMDRTLIDQSYAKDYNYQKGSVRISDSRLSNLHGRQGLRKLAFYIQQNFDHRRGAAKTAHGVIETGYGDCWGLSDFALKVLTKNGYTVKLVQGRSSQSNAHRWLEVQLPDGSWTTFDPSLVTRKYNYKPYWYRCAEKTAVIVVYCP; this comes from the coding sequence ATGAAAAGGGTTTTAAGCCTTCTGATCCTCTGCTGTTACTTCGGCATAATCGGATTTTCAGGAACTTCACACGCTGCTCAAGTCTCTGAGGTTGAGATCCCGGATGATCAATCAGTTGATCTGGATGGATCCAACTTCGACAAGATGAAAGTGGGTGAAGTGTTGATAGACGACACAGACAACATGGACAGGACTTTAATCGACCAGAGTTACGCTAAGGATTACAACTATCAAAAAGGTTCCGTGCGTATCTCTGACAGCAGGCTCTCAAACCTCCATGGCCGCCAGGGACTGAGAAAACTTGCATTCTACATTCAGCAGAACTTCGACCACCGTAGGGGTGCAGCCAAGACAGCTCATGGTGTAATTGAAACAGGATACGGTGACTGCTGGGGTCTTTCAGATTTTGCACTCAAGGTCCTCACAAAGAATGGTTACACTGTGAAACTCGTTCAGGGACGAAGCTCCCAATCGAATGCTCACAGGTGGCTTGAAGTTCAGCTCCCTGATGGCTCGTGGACTACATTCGACCCGTCGTTAGTTACTAGAAAATACAATTACAAACCATACTGGTACAGATGTGCTGAAAAAACCGCCGTTATAGTGGTGTACTGCCCATGA
- a CDS encoding restriction endonuclease subunit S, which yields MSAEGFKEVNIGIMPESWGIKALPNLISHVTDNRGKTAPTSDEGIPLIATNCIKEDALYPTYEKIRFVSKDTYDNWFRSHPKPEDIIIVNKGTPGLVCLVPDPIDFCIAQDMIALRPDKDKIYGRYLFAYMRSGMFKHQVDGLNVGTTIPHLKKTVFKELFIPIPSFSEQKFIGDIYYNLSKKIELNQRMNQTLEEIGRAIFKHWFVDFEFPDEQGRPYKSSGGEMVDSELGEIPKGWKVGKLGSLISITSGKRPDEKSDVKKGIFTVPLVGASSLMGYVNKTLCNEPILVIGRVGTHGVVQRIQPPSFPSDNTLIIKSKYYEFLYQILKTIDYDSLNVGTTQPLITQKSIKNYEIILPNNNILLLFEKIVLGLFNKVNTNNLEIKNLSQIRDSLLPKLMSGKIRVKGDE from the coding sequence ATGAGTGCTGAAGGATTTAAGGAAGTTAACATTGGGATAATGCCTGAAAGTTGGGGAATAAAAGCTTTACCTAACTTAATTTCTCATGTAACGGATAACAGAGGTAAAACAGCACCTACAAGTGATGAGGGAATTCCTTTAATTGCTACGAATTGTATAAAAGAAGATGCTTTGTATCCAACATATGAAAAAATACGTTTTGTTTCTAAAGATACTTATGACAATTGGTTTAGAAGTCATCCAAAACCAGAGGATATTATAATTGTAAATAAAGGAACTCCAGGATTAGTCTGTTTAGTACCAGATCCTATTGATTTTTGTATTGCACAAGATATGATAGCTCTTAGACCTGACAAAGATAAAATTTATGGCAGATATTTATTTGCATATATGAGATCCGGAATGTTTAAACATCAAGTTGATGGGCTTAATGTAGGTACTACAATTCCTCATTTAAAGAAAACAGTATTTAAAGAGTTATTTATCCCAATTCCTTCATTTTCAGAACAAAAATTTATTGGAGATATCTATTATAATTTATCCAAAAAAATCGAACTCAATCAGCGTATGAATCAGACCCTCGAGGAAATTGGCAGGGCAATTTTCAAGCACTGGTTCGTGGACTTTGAATTCCCAGACGAACAGGGCAGACCTTACAAATCTTCAGGCGGCGAAATGGTGGACTCCGAGCTTGGAGAGATTCCAAAAGGTTGGAAAGTTGGGAAATTAGGAAGTTTAATATCAATAACAAGTGGTAAAAGGCCAGATGAAAAATCAGATGTTAAAAAGGGCATTTTTACAGTTCCATTAGTTGGTGCAAGTTCTTTGATGGGTTACGTAAATAAAACTTTATGTAATGAACCGATTTTAGTTATAGGAAGAGTCGGAACACACGGAGTTGTTCAAAGGATTCAACCACCCTCATTCCCTTCAGATAATACTTTAATTATAAAATCAAAATATTATGAATTTTTATATCAAATATTAAAAACTATAGATTATGATTCGTTGAATGTAGGTACAACACAACCTTTAATCACTCAAAAAAGCATTAAGAACTATGAAATAATTTTACCAAATAACAACATTCTTTTATTGTTTGAAAAAATAGTTTTGGGATTATTTAATAAAGTTAACACTAACAATCTTGAAATTAAAAATTTATCACAAATCCGAGATTCACTCCTCCCTAAGCTTATGTCAGGTAAAATTAGAGTTAAAGGAGATGAATAA
- a CDS encoding metal-dependent hydrolase has translation MRFYTHIPAGLLLYTILVWIFGQPYSLAGILIVVLFSVLPDLIDKVTGEHRGWGHSAIWLIPIVAFFFFNPAVGVACFSAFSMHTLLDAVTKKGVPFLYPFSKTRLVMPKKEKSRIQTGSKQETALCVVIVLLLIPLTYCVLCGVPGDLFASASNSTKLNKTGNNSTKGSYNPYTNLRNTTGNSGYSKGSSGTSSGSGSLTKNLKASAGTSQTSNSTNSTSENLDQGLLNWLNQDLSNNNQTTNTTTSTTDEYGNNIADILVGPSQTIQDPISGSDSTDQEDAKNTFFSDLQSQFDNLVEGVPYETNSSDSDQSMFDFDFTSNPDAEGEESSDSDQLGLMLATLTLFAGGGFVGKV, from the coding sequence ATGCGGTTTTACACACACATTCCAGCGGGCCTTTTACTTTATACTATCCTCGTCTGGATATTCGGTCAGCCCTACAGCCTTGCAGGTATCCTAATTGTTGTTTTATTCTCGGTTTTGCCTGATCTGATCGATAAAGTAACTGGTGAGCACAGGGGATGGGGACACTCTGCAATCTGGCTTATTCCAATCGTTGCATTTTTCTTTTTTAATCCAGCGGTTGGTGTGGCATGTTTCTCAGCCTTTTCAATGCACACCCTCCTTGACGCAGTTACCAAGAAGGGAGTACCTTTCCTTTACCCCTTCTCAAAAACTAGATTGGTTATGCCTAAAAAGGAAAAATCACGGATTCAAACCGGTTCAAAACAGGAGACTGCTCTCTGTGTTGTTATTGTTCTACTCCTGATCCCTCTCACTTACTGCGTTCTGTGCGGTGTTCCAGGCGACCTTTTTGCCTCAGCTTCAAACTCCACAAAACTGAATAAAACAGGTAACAACAGCACAAAAGGTTCTTATAATCCTTACACCAACTTGAGAAACACAACGGGTAACTCTGGTTATTCTAAGGGTAGCTCTGGAACTAGTTCTGGTTCTGGATCCTTAACTAAAAACTTGAAAGCCAGTGCAGGTACCTCTCAAACTTCAAATTCAACCAACTCCACATCAGAAAATCTTGATCAAGGCCTTCTTAACTGGCTCAATCAAGATTTGAGCAACAACAATCAAACTACAAATACAACAACTTCCACAACTGATGAATATGGAAACAACATCGCGGATATCCTGGTGGGCCCTTCCCAAACAATTCAGGATCCAATATCGGGTTCAGATTCAACTGATCAGGAAGATGCAAAGAACACATTTTTCTCTGATTTACAGAGTCAATTCGATAATCTCGTCGAGGGTGTGCCCTATGAAACGAATTCATCGGATTCTGACCAGTCAATGTTTGATTTTGACTTTACAAGCAACCCTGATGCAGAGGGTGAGGAGAGTTCAGACAGTGACCAGCTCGGTTTGATGCTTGCAACCTTAACTCTATTTGCGGGAGGTGGTTTTGTTGGTAAGGTCTGA